In Natronococcus sp. AD-5, the genomic window ACCTGCATCTCGCCGTCGGCGGCGGCGAACGGATCGCCGGACTCGACCTCGGTGAAGTTCTCGACGAAGACCTCGTAGGTGTCGGCTCCATCCTTCGGAATGCTCTCGACGAGCCGGTACACCGGGAGATCTCGAGCGACCGTATCGCCGGGCAACGCACCGACGGCGGTCAAGAACGCACGCGTCAGCCGGTGTGCGTTCTGGGTAGCCGTTTCCGAACCCTGGAGGCCGCACTCGACCTCGACCGTCTCGATTTTGGAGAAGAGCCGGCCCTCGACGAAGTTACTCGTCTCGACCATCGCCTGGACGGGAAGCTGCGGACAGATCGACTTCGCCGCCTCGTTCACCTCGTTGACGATGGCGAACGGCTCGGCGTGGCTCTGCGTGGAGTGCATCGAGAACGCGAGACAGCCCTCGAGTTCCTCGACGAGTTCGTGAGCGAGTCGTCCCTCGTGAGTCTTCGCGCTCGGATCGCCGGGGAACGCGC contains:
- a CDS encoding M14 family metallopeptidase — translated: MKVAQLGSGTPEIAVVGGIHGDEPCGVRAIERLLDENPAVERPVKLVVVNEKALERQVRFVDEDLNRAFPGDPSAKTHEGRLAHELVEELEGCLAFSMHSTQSHAEPFAIVNEVNEAAKSICPQLPVQAMVETSNFVEGRLFSKIETVEVECGLQGSETATQNAHRLTRAFLTAVGALPGDTVARDLPVYRLVESIPKDGADTYEVFVENFTEVESGDPFAAADGEMQVATEPFYPVLMSSYGYRDVFGYAAEKLDVLNTSTTAE